AGCCGCTGTACCCACTAAGATAATAACGTAAGCAGCGGGTGTAGCCAAAGCGTGAAGAGGAGCGTGCTTGAGGATCATGCCCCAAATTACTGCAACTAGACCAAAAATTAAACCGAGTATTGTTGAAATTTCCATTATGCACCTCGTCCATGAGATTATAAGATGTGTTTCGACAAAGCCGCGTATATCATCCTTGAAACGGCGGCAGGGCACTCTGTACGAAACCGAATAACGTATATTCTTATTTATCGACATCATTCCGTTTTTTGTGAAGTCATTTTTTCGGCTATAATGGATAAGGTAAGTAATTATTCATCTGTGGAGAAAACGGAGTGATACATGTGGGTGTAAAGCATGGTAGAGATTACGGTGAAATCCTAACTGATTTGACCGAGGCTGTCGGACGAATTTCCGATGGGTACTTATTTTTTGAAATGGATCCAGTAGAGTGGCAAGAATTGCCGCAGGAATCCAAGCTGGAGGTATGGGAAGCGCTGGCCGAGGATCTTTTCTTCGCGCTGGGTAATGAACCGATGATTGAGGTGGGGAGCGGCGTTATCATATACGACAAGGACACGTACCGCATTAATATTTTAGTTGGAGAAGAGGATTTAGCCTCTGTTGTTTTGATTTAAGAAGAGGGAATGGCGGGACGTAATTTGCCCGTAGTTAGTAGCCCGTGGTAAAATTGGTATAGCCGAGTTATAATCGCTGGGATTCTTGAATACATTTAATCGAAAATATTGCCTTTATCCTGGCACATCCCTTGGACCTCAGAAGCTAAGGGATGTTTTGTTTAACGAATAAGACAAGTAAAGGGCCTGCGGAATTTACTGCAATTTTTAGTAAGGGAGGAAACGAATTGTTATTTACGGAAGAAGAACTGCGTGAGCAGATCAGTAAGCTGGAAGGTTGGAAACTGGAAGAGAATATCATGGTGCGAAAATATATGTTCAGCCAATATATGCAAGGTATTGCTTTCGTTGATGAAGTAGCCACCATTTCAGAAGCCTTTGATCATCATCCACATATTACGATTGATTATAAGACAGTTACCCTACGACTGAAATCAAATGAGGAAGACGGTATTACGGCTCTTGATATTCGAGAGGCACATGAATTTAATGAAGCCTTTGAGAAAAATCATTAGTGTAACCCAAGCTCATGAATAAACGCCCGTGCGCAGATAGTAACCTATCTTCTGGCACGGGCGTTTTTAGTTGCTTAGGTAGATCACTTTTTTTCCGAGAGCCAGAGGGCGACGTTAGCAATCTCTTCAGGGGCCAGCTTCTCCTTAAAGGAAGGCATTTGACCGCGTCCTTTAGTGACGATGCTGTAGATTCCTTCAGCGTCATGCTGACTACCTTCATTTTGAAGACTTGGTCCAACTCCACCTTGAAGCTGATCGCCGTGACAGGTAATACAGCTGGCTTTCACGGTTGCCTCCGCCTTTGCCGCATCTAATTGAACTACTGGCATCGTGGGCTTATTCTGTTCAGCTACCTCTTCTTTACCTGGAAGTGTAAACATAAGTACTACCGCAAAGGCACAGGCGGCAAAAAACAAACCGCTCATGATCCATTTCTGCATCCCAGTTCGTCCCTTCTATGTAAGCTGCTCCCTACATTATAGCTCAATGTGAAGCGTTATCATAGGGTTTGTGACAAAAAAATGAACGATAATACAATCAATCCATAGAAATATATGGAATATAATATCATTTGTCATAGACCATGCAATAAAATGGTTTGTTTCCTGTGGGGGTTAGGCGCTCATACGTATCCGTAATCGTAAATCCACACTTTTGGTATGTTCGGATGGCTCGCTGGTTCCAGGTCAATACCTCTAGATCAATCTCACGCTCAGGATAACGAATCAAGGCTGCTTGCACGATTGCATCTACGAATAATTTCCCTAGACCTTGGCCGCATAGATCGGGGCGCATGCCAATTCCCAAACGAACGACACCTTCCATTGGGAACAGCTGCGCGAATCCGCATAAAGTCCCTTGCCCATTTAATATGGAGATATATTGCTCATTCCGTAGCTGAGGGTCACCGAACTCGATTCCAAGAGCCTGCATTTGCTCCCACGGCATCCAGCCGTAAATATTATAAGGGGGTGTGTAGTTCCACTTGCAAATATCTTCCGCATGAGTAGTCTCCATAAGAGCAACATGAAAAGTAACCGAGGGATTTATCATAAGGTCAACGACCTCCTTTCACGAGGGTCATACTTTAAAATATAAGAAAGTATAAGTTTCACACAATACTATATGTGTTATATTTCTCGCTTAAAACGCTTACCGTCCTTATAAGGACGCCGAAGGCATTTATGCTTGTAACTAATTATATACAATAAGAGGGATGTTGGACTCAGAAACTTTATGAGGATTATTGTTTTACAAATTCCGAGAGGGGGAAGTAATAAATAAGACAAAAAAACAAGCCCCTCCCCAAGAATTAACATCTTGGAAAAGAGCTTATGTACGATTTACTTATTGAACATCATCATTATCTTCTGTCTCAGAAGCAACAGAATGATAAGCATCTGTGCTCATAATCCGTTTAGCACCGATGTAGCGTTTCACGTAGTAGCTATCACTCAGGGCGCTAATCGTTACACCGCGTGAGGAGGAGGCGTGTGCAAACTTGCCTTCACCGACATAAATGCCGACATGGGAGACACCCTTACCACTTGTATTGAAGAATACAAGATCTCCAGATCTTAAATCATCTTGGGAGATAGCTGTACCCATTTGATACTGGGAACCTGATTGGTGTGGTAGGTTGATACCAATTTTATCAAACACATACATTGTAAATCCGGAGCAATCAAATCCATTTGTGGAGATGCCGCCGGATACGTACTTAGTTCCGATGGTCTTATCGATCACTTTATCCATTTTGGAATCCGCGAAAGCGCTTCCTGCTCCGATGGTGAAGATAATGGAAAAGCTAAGTACTGCTGCTGCTAACTTCTTCTTCAAAAGTTTATACCCCTTCCAGATGCCTACGAGGTTAGCTTAAGGGTTCGGTTGAAGGTCCCCTATGACCCCTCTAAGAATGGAGGTCAATTCACCCAAAGTTGGTTCCCCCGTTTCCCTAATAGTTAGGAAACTCGGCTCAGACTGTTGATTAGGAATAGCTCGTAATCAATACATGACAAAACCTTTGTAAATAACAACTTAATGATTACAAAAATGTTACTAAAATCTCACTGCGCTAATTGTAACAAACAGTGAGCCGCTTGGCAATCGTTTTTAACATATTAATGCAGAATAATTGGCATTTTTAAGGACAAAACGCATATGTAAGCGCTAATAATGACCTATTTTTTCTATTTATTGAAATATTTATCGAATAAATATGTTTCGATCCTGTTCTAGTGGTGTAAAGAATATAATAAGGCAAAAGAAAACCTGGATTCGATTACGGCAATAATCAAATCCAGGCCTATATAGTTAATTGTGAGGTTATAGTTGTGGGGAAGTATTAATCGTAGGCTACTGCTTGATATGATGAAGTACTCATTACTCTTTTAGCGCCAACGTAGCGATTGTTCCAGTAGGACTGGCTAAGTGAAGAGATGTTCACACCACGCGAAGAAGAAGATTGTGCAAATTTACCGTTTCCAACATAAATCCCGACATGGGATACGCCGCTGCCCAATGTGTTAAAGAAAACCAGATCACCTGAACGCAGTTTGCTTTTGGCTACAGGAGTTCCGATATTATATTGAGCTTTTGAGGTGCGGGGCAAAGAAAGACCCATATTCTTGAATACATACGTAGTAAATCCAGAACAGTCAAATCCGGCAGTGCTAGTGCCTCCGGTTTTATAGGCAACTCCAATAGTCTTTGAGATAACACTGTCCATTTTAGAGTCTGCAAAGGCACTTCCTCCACCAATAGAGAATGCCATCACTAGTCCTAGCGCCGCAGCGACGCATGCTTTTCTTAAGTTCTTCAAAAAAATGTACCCCTTCCAATGCCTGTGAGGTTAGCTTAAGGATTCGGTAGAAGGTTCCCCTATGATCACTGCAAAGCGAGATCAATTCACCCAAAATATGGTTCCCCCACTTCCCGGTGCAAGGAATTCGGCGTTTTATGCACCAGATAGTGACTTGTCGACAAGACTACGACAAATACATGAAGTTATGTAGAAATCGTTTCAAATGATTACAAACTTGTTACTAATGGAACAGGACCTATTGTAACAAAGTCTTTACGATTTTGCAAATCCTCATAATTTATCTATAACGCGAAAGAGTCCCAGCTCCTGATTCAGGAACCGGGACTCTTATATTATGTTCTGTGAGGCTTTAAATTATTGTGGAAATGCTTTACTGCGCCATAGATGATATTGAGCGGAGATCTCCCACATTTTGAAGAGTGTTGAGGGGAGTGATGAGATTTGACGAATAAGAAGTGCCGGCAGGCCAGGACAGAAG
The window above is part of the Paenibacillus sp. FSL K6-0276 genome. Proteins encoded here:
- a CDS encoding 4a-hydroxytetrahydrobiopterin dehydratase — encoded protein: MLFTEEELREQISKLEGWKLEENIMVRKYMFSQYMQGIAFVDEVATISEAFDHHPHITIDYKTVTLRLKSNEEDGITALDIREAHEFNEAFEKNH
- a CDS encoding cytochrome c translates to MQKWIMSGLFFAACAFAVVLMFTLPGKEEVAEQNKPTMPVVQLDAAKAEATVKASCITCHGDQLQGGVGPSLQNEGSQHDAEGIYSIVTKGRGQMPSFKEKLAPEEIANVALWLSEKK
- a CDS encoding GNAT family N-acetyltransferase gives rise to the protein MINPSVTFHVALMETTHAEDICKWNYTPPYNIYGWMPWEQMQALGIEFGDPQLRNEQYISILNGQGTLCGFAQLFPMEGVVRLGIGMRPDLCGQGLGKLFVDAIVQAALIRYPEREIDLEVLTWNQRAIRTYQKCGFTITDTYERLTPTGNKPFYCMVYDK
- a CDS encoding C40 family peptidase, yielding MKKKLAAAVLSFSIIFTIGAGSAFADSKMDKVIDKTIGTKYVSGGISTNGFDCSGFTMYVFDKIGINLPHQSGSQYQMGTAISQDDLRSGDLVFFNTSGKGVSHVGIYVGEGKFAHASSSRGVTISALSDSYYVKRYIGAKRIMSTDAYHSVASETEDNDDVQ
- a CDS encoding C40 family peptidase — protein: MAFSIGGGSAFADSKMDSVISKTIGVAYKTGGTSTAGFDCSGFTTYVFKNMGLSLPRTSKAQYNIGTPVAKSKLRSGDLVFFNTLGSGVSHVGIYVGNGKFAQSSSSRGVNISSLSQSYWNNRYVGAKRVMSTSSYQAVAYD